From Erigeron canadensis isolate Cc75 chromosome 8, C_canadensis_v1, whole genome shotgun sequence, one genomic window encodes:
- the LOC122578827 gene encoding respiratory burst oxidase homolog protein C-like, producing the protein MVGMNKESKEFAEELFDTLKRRRNITSDSINKEEFDDFCEQIADQSFDSRLQIFFDMIDKDGNGQISEDELREIISSSASANKLSNIKEQAGEYAALVMEELDPDNFGYIMIDDLKTLLLRASSQNVAGESRDPNGEHNKEHGKEKARNMIRQGYDGFKNFVEDQWQRIWVIALWIGVMAGLFTYKYIQYKNRAAYDVMGQCVSIAKGSAETLKLNMSLVLLPVCRNTITWLRNKTKLGVVVPFDDNFNFHKVIAVGIMIGVGLHAITHLTCDFPRLLSATKEEYEPMVQYFGEQPDSYWHFVKGTEGWTGIVMVVLMAIAFTLASPWLRRSRLNLPKPLKELLTKPIKKLTGFNAFWYSHHLFVIVYGLLIVHGIKLYLTKEWYKKTTWMYLAVPVLLYAGERLTRTLRSSVESVKMLKVGIHPDMLALQMSKPDKFRYKSGQYMFVNCKAVSPFEWHPFSITSAPGDDYLSVHIREAGDWTRQIKKVINEVHFVDYLGNFTYCPNVKIDGPYGAPAQDYKKYDVVLLVGLGIGATPMISIVKDIVNNMKAKQKEDEAMENGTSSSLGTPAPLLKKNTSNDFNTRKAYFYWVTREQNSLEWFKGVMNDVAETDQQGVIEMHNYCTSVFHEGDARSAFIAMLQSLAYAKNGLDVVSGSRVKSHFAKPNWKSVYERIARNHPDQRRIGVFYCGAPGLVKELKQHASYFSHNRTTKFDFHKENF; encoded by the exons ATGGTAGGGATGAACAAAGAGTCAAAAGAGTTCGCGGAAGAATTGTTTGATACACTTAAACGTCGTCGAAACATCACTAGTGACTCGATTAACAAAGAAGAATTTGACGACTTTTGTGAACAAATTGCTGACCAAAGTTTTGATTCAAGGCTTCAAATTTTCTTTGATAT GATTGATAAAGATGGCAATGGGCAGATCAGTGAAGATGAACTTCGGGAG ATTATCAGCTCAAGTGCGTCTGCAAACAAGTTATCGAACATTAAGGAACAAGCAGGTGAATATGCAGCATTGGTCATGGAAGAATTGGACCCAGACAATTTCGGTTACATCATG ATTGATGACTTAAAGACACTTTTGTTGCGAGCCTCGTCACAAAATGTGGCAGGCGAAAGCAGAGATCCAAACGGGGAGCATAACAAAGAGCACGGAAAGGAGAAAGCTAGGAACATGATTCGACAAGGGTATGATGGTTTCAAGAATTTTGTAGAAGATCAGTGGCAAAGAATTTGGGTGATAGCACTATGGATTGGGGTGATGGCTGGTTTGTTTACTTATAAGTATATTCAATACAAGAACCGAGCCGCCTATGATGTAATGGGACAGTGTGTTAGTATTGCTAAAGGCTCAGCCGAGACATTGAAGTTAAACATGTCTCTAGTTTTGTTACCAGTGTGTCGAAACACCATCACATGGCTCAGGAACAAGACCAAACTTGGTGTGGTGGTTCCCTTTgatgataattttaattttcacaaa GTGATTGCTGTCGGAATCATGATTGGAGTTGGGCTCCATGCTATCACACATTTAACATGTGATTTCCCTCGACTTCTTAGTGCAACCAAGGAGGAGTATGAGCCGATGGTACAATATTTTGGGGAACAACCTGATAGCTATTGGCATTTTGTGAAGGGAACCGAAGGATGGACTGGGATCGTTATGGTGGTTCTAATGGCAATAGCGTTTACACTAGCATCCCCATGGCTAAGACGTAGTAGACTAAACCTACCCAAACCTCTAAAGGAACTTCTAACGAAACCTATAAAGAAATTGACAGGTTTTAACGCATTCTGGTACTCCCATCACCTATTTGTGATTGTTTATGGCTTGCTCATAGTCCATGGGATCAAACTTTACCTCACCAAAGAATGGTACAAAAAAACG ACTTGGATGTACTTAGCAGTTCCAGTCTTGCTTTATGCCGGCGAGAGATTGACCAGGACATTAAGGTCTAGTGTCGAATCCGTCAAAATGTTGAAG GTGGGTATTCACCCTGACATGCTGGCACTTCAAATGTCAAAGCCTGACAAATTTAGATACAAAAGTGGACAATACATGTTTGTAAACTGCAAGGCGGTTTCTCCATTCGAATG GCACCCATTTTCGATAACTTCTGCACCTGGGGATGACTATCTAAGCGTGCATATTCGGGAAGCCGGTGACTGGACCAGACAAATAAAAAAGGTCATCAATGAGGTACATTTTGTTGATTATTTAGGCAACTTTACCTA TTGCCCAAATGTTAAGATAGATGGGCCATATGGTGCTCCAGCCCAGGACTACAAGAAATACGACGTGGTGTTGCTAGTGGGATTAGGCATTGGAGCAACGCCTATGATCAGCATCGTTAAAGATATCGTGAACAACATGAAAGCCAAACAAAAGGAAGACGAGGCAATGGAAAATGGCACATCAAGCTCACTAGGCACACCTGCGCCACTATTAAAGAAAAATACCTCTAACGACTTCAACACGAGGAAAGCTTACTTTTATTGGGTCACACGAGAACAAAACTCGCTAGAGTGGTTCAAAGGGGTTATGAACGACGTGGCTGAAACAGATCAACAAGGTGTGATTGAGATGCATAATTATTGCACTAGTGTTTTTCATGAAGGTGATGCTCGGTCCGCTTTCATTGCCATGCTTCAGTCACTTGCATATGCCAAAAACGGCCTGGACGTTGTCTCAGGTAGTCGGGTCAAGTCTCATTTTGCAAAGCCGAACTGGAAGAGTGTTTATGAGCGTATCGCTCGTAATCACCCTGATCAACGACGTATTG GGGTGTTCTATTGTGGAGCACCAGGACTGGTCAAAGAGTTGAAACAACATGCTTCTTATTTTTCTCACAACAGAACTACAAAATTTGACTTTCACAAGGAGAACTTCTAA